A single window of Scyliorhinus torazame isolate Kashiwa2021f chromosome 29, sScyTor2.1, whole genome shotgun sequence DNA harbors:
- the LOC140404091 gene encoding heme-binding protein 1-like — MFGMIRNSLFSQTENRPCQTLKTETKGELTFEEREYEAGNCASVTLSGKPFDESSGEGALKLLKYVGGANEQGVQLGMTSPVSMIVQPGEGDSLQPKVEVQIRIPSKFQENVPKPTDESIEIKHQAGFAVYSTQFGGYAKEANWVEHAAKLRGALGDAASYHRHFYVCAGYDSPMKPIGRKNEVWFVKAEG; from the exons ATGTTTGGGATGATAAGAAACTCTCTGTTTAGTCAAACTGAGAATAGGCCGTGCCAGACCCTGAAGACAGAGACCAAG GGAGAGCTGACGTTTGAGGAACGGGAATATGAGGCGGGTAATTGTGCCAGCGTCACACTCAGTGGGAAACCTTTCGATGAGAGTTCAGGTGAAGGAGCCCTGAAATTACTCAAATATGTCGGAGGAGCCAATGAGCAAG GTGTCCAGTTGGGAATGACCTCCCCGGTCAGCATGATCGTACAACCAGGAGAGGGTGACAGCTTGCAGCCCAAGGTCGAAGTTCAAATCCGTATCCCCAGCAAATTTCAGGAAAATGTTCCCAAACCAACAGACGAAAGCATTGAGATCAAACATCAAGCGGGTTTCGCCGTCTACTCCAC TCAGTTTGGTGGCTACGCCAAGGAAGCCAATTGGGTTGAACATGCGGCCAAGCTGCGTGGAGCCCTGGGGGACGCCGCGTCCTATCACCGGCATTTCTATGTCTGTGCCGGGTACGACTCACCGATGAAACCCATTGGCCGGAAGAACGAGGTGTGGTTTGTGAAGGCGGAGGGTTGA
- the fmc1 gene encoding protein FMC1 homolog, translating to MAVRLLRALLRELRILRPGPGPRYRETAAYQLLAAQFRRHRVTSEKLCRAQHELYHQASTYLCLLQSVRQHLALHQEYHSKGERSSRDVAQLVGLKLPQQPGGKGWEK from the exons ATGGCGGTCCGGCTGCTTCGGGCGCTGCTGCGGGAGTTGCGGATCCTGAGGCCGGGCCCAGGGCCGCGGTACCGGGAGACGGCCGCGTATCAGCTGCTGGCCGCGCAGTTCCGGAGGCACCGG GTTACCAGTGAGAAGCTGTGCCGTGCCCAACATGAACTGTATCACCAGGCATCCACCTACTTGTGCCTGCTGCAGAGTGTCCGGCAGCACCTGGCACTGCACCAGGAGTACCACAGCAAGGGAGAACGGTCATCTCGTGACGTGGCACAGCTTGTCGGGCTCAAACTGCCACAACAACCTGGAGGCAAAGGATGGGAGAAGTGA